The Symphalangus syndactylus isolate Jambi chromosome 1, NHGRI_mSymSyn1-v2.1_pri, whole genome shotgun sequence DNA segment atcatcccactgcatttcagcctgagtgacagagtgagactctgtgtcagaAAAGAAGTACAACTACTCCAGACATATGGAGTAGAATGcaaaattgctgaaagaaatgacTAAGAACATTCCACATGGTGCTGTCCCCTACAGTGGGGAGTCTGCATTCACCCTGCAGTGGAAGGCGGGAAGGTGAGAAACAGGGACCCCTGATTAGAAGGGGCTAGGTGCAGATGAGGTGCAGCAGGGGGAATACAATGCAGCGGGAGGGAGGTGGCAGTCCCTATGCTCGAGGCCCCTGCAGTGGGTCCCTGTCAACTGTGGTGCTCTTTCCTTTCTGAGAACTCAGACCATTCAGTGTCTATGCCACTCCTAGGTTGCCTCGGGAAAGCACTTATATTACGTGGTTTTCTAACTTGCCACATATGTAGTCCTTATCTCCTCAACATCATTCTTATCCTCCAACAGCTGGAGTGCAGGTGTGGGGTGAATTCAGGCCCTGGTGTTTACTGATTGAGCAAGGCACTTTTCCTCtcagccttggtttccttatctgtaaaacatggATAGTACTTCCCTAATGAGATTGTTCTCAGGATTCAACTAGATAACATGTGTGCAGCATTTCACATAGCAGATGGCATGGATAGGAACTTAGTAAACATCAGAGCCCTCCCAGCAGCGCCAGGCTCTTAGTAAACATCTGATTCTTGAATATTCGCATCCCCAAATATATCCCCCTACCTGAGGCTCCTCTCATGTTCTCTGCCTCCCTTCCTGTCACAGTGCATGTGTCTACTGAAGGCCACCCTCTTCCCGTATTCTGGTTCCTGGCCCTCCTCACCCTCACAAAGATCTCACTCACACAAATGCCTCATCTCTGGTAACCTCAAGTTCCCTCCCTACTGGATCTCTCGGACCACTTCTCTCTCTACACTCACTCTGGGGATCTCATCCACTGTTATAGCTTTCAAGGCCATCTAAAAGATTcccaagtttatattttaaacctAGAATGCCTCAGAATCCGAGACTTACATATCCACTGCCTATACCCCATGTCCCTTTGGAAGTGGCACAGATACTTCAGCATGTCTAAGATGGAGCTCCAGATTCCCGCCCCACCCTTCCCACAAGTTTTCCCATCTTAGTAATGAGAACTCTGTCCTTCCAGTCACCCAAACCAAAACCTTTGGAGTTATCCTTGGCTCCTCCCTCTTAAATCCCACAGTCGACCAATAGGCAAGTCCTGCCAGTCAGCTCTTCCTTCAAAATACAGAGCGTACCTGGCCACTTCTGAGCAGCTACCTCCCCACGCTGGTCCAGATCACCCTCAACTCTCACGAGGCCAACTTCAGTAGCCTCCTGAGTGGTTTTGCTACCTCTGTTTTCCCCAGCTCCACAATCTTGTTTTCCACCAACAGAGTAATGTTTTCGAAACATAAGCTTGACTCTGTCATTTATTGGCTTCAAGTCCTCCAGTATCCTCCTGTCTCACTCAGAATCAAATCCAGATTTCTTATCATGGCCCTAGGGACCAGCCCGCTGCCTGTCTGCCCTCAATTCCCACTACCCTTCCTCGCTCCCTGGCCCCCCAGCCTCATTGGCCTCCTCAATGCCTTTCCTGCAACAGGCTGGAAACACTCCTTCCTCAGGGAGCTTCTCCTTGTTGCCCCTTCTGTCTGGAACACTCAGGTGCAGACCttgctcccttccttccttcaggtCTGTGCTCAAATGCCACCTTAGCAGAGGGCCTTCCCTGACCAGTCTCTCTAACATAGCGCCCCTGGCATCCTTGGACCCTTTCTGATCCCAACTCTGATTTTGCTTACTACTGACTGCTACCTGCCATAATTAACTTACGTGTTTGTTTTTGCCCATCTCCTGACCATTAGTAATACCCCAAGGGGACCTTTGGTGCCGGGCACATAGTGAGTGCTCAGCAGCTGGGCAGGAGGTATGGCATAGTCTGGAAGAGCTTAATGCAAGTGGCCCCTGGTCACTGCACTGCCTCTTGCCTGCTGTGTGCTTTTGGGCAACTTTACTTAACCTTTCTTAGTTTCTGTTCCCCTCTCAGTAAAACCTACCTGGAAGGTTTTTTAGGAGGAttctaaataatacatttaaagtacCCGAGACATGATCAGTGTTCAGTAAGACGGGGGCTACACAGGCCACTTAGCTGCTTTCTAGGCCTCTTTCCAAGAACTTACTAGTGCTGCCTCCATCTACCCCCACGATAAGAGGGCTGCTACAGTAGATGAAGGTAATGCTGTAGAAGCGGTTACTGACCCTATTCTCCATGTCATACCCTGACCCCGGGTCCCCTGAGCATTGTTTCTGGCTCCAGCCAGTTCTCCTCCATCCCCCAGCAccatcagtttctttttttctttttttttttttttgagatggagtcttgctcagtcacccaggctggagtgcagtggtgcgatctcggctcactgcaagctccgcctcccgggttcacgccattctcctgcctcagcctcccgagtagctgggactacaggcacccaccaccatgcctggctaagtttttttgtatttttagtagagatggggtttcactatgttagccaggatggtctctatctcctgacctgatccacctgcctcggcctcccaaagtgctgggattacaggcgtgagccaccgcgcctggccatcagTTTCTTACCAAAGCCCCTCAGATGATGGTCATGTCTGAGCAGGTCCTGCAAGTTGAGACCCTCACCAGCCCTGCTTTGGATCAAGGGGGATCCACATTTGGATCCCCCGATGTGGGAAGCCAGAGGTGTTTGCTGGGAATATATAGATATGTTTGGACTTCATGAGCTATGGACCCCAGGGGTCCTTCTCTGGCAAAGCACCCATGTTTGTGAGGTGGGCACCGCTTAGCAAGGCAGGTGGCTGGCTGGTCAGGTAGGTTTTCCCTGGCTGCTCCAGGAAGGTGAGTCATGAGTAGTTTCCCTGTGGGCCACCAGGGGGCACCAGAGGTCGCTCAGCTCTTCCGAGGACTTGATCGGTCTCAAGATGACTGTCTCCTCCCTCTCAGGCCTAGGACTTTCTTGAAGGAAAAGAGCTGTGGTGGTGGCCTTCTCATCTCCTAACTTGCTAGGGGCTGCCAGTCAAAGCAGGGCCACAGTAAAGGACTGAAGGTCAGGATTCCAGACTCAATATTCTTTATTGATAAGCATTAGTGAACCCCTTGCCCTGGGAGCTCAGCCAGTCCTGCTCTCAGATTCCTGGCCTTAGGTGGGAGAGCATCTTTTCCTCATGGATCAACTGTCCATGTCTAACTGTGCCTAACTTGCCACACCATGGGTCAGGGAGACAGGCAGCAGGTATTGGAAGGTGATGGCCAGGTCCTTTTCCCCAGTGACCACTCTCCATCTAGAAGCACTCTGCTTCAGCTGCGTAGGCTCTTCCAGGGAGCTCTGGGAGCCTGCTGGTTAGATGGAGGAGTTAAGCCTCTGACACCTCCAGGTTCTTCCGCCAAGGGTTCCTCTGTAGCGGGACTGAGCTGAGCAGGAGCAATGGGCTCTCGCTTCTGTCCTGAGGTTCTTGGGTGGTGAGCAAGAGAGCTAAGGGCAGGAGGTCCTACATGGTGCCTCATAGGGGATAGAGATGCCAGAGACTGTGGAagatggggtgggagggagggataccacagagagaaagagaaagagagaaagagagaatcagTTGTTGAGTCCCTGGATCTGATTTCACCAGCTTATTCTTGGCCATGCCCATAGTCCTTGGGAAACCCCTCAGTTCTAAATAGATAGTTCCTTGGGTCCTGGGTGTACCTTTGCCCCCCACTAGCTTGTAGAGATAACAATTattgaccgggtgtggtggctcaagcctgtaatcccagcacttagggaggccgaggcgggtggatcacgaggtcaggagatcaagaccatcctggctaacacggtgaaaccccgtctctactaaaaatacaaaaacaaaattagctgagcgtggtggcaggcgcctgtagtcccagctactcgggaggctgagacaggagaatggcgtgaacccgggaggcagagcttgcagtgagccgaaatcgcgccactgcactccagcctgggcaacagagcgagactctctctctcgaaaaaaaattattatagtagCGTGTCCTCCTGAGCCAGGCACCTCATAGAATCTTCTTGCCTGTTCAGCAAGGCCTTCCAACCCTCCATCCATTTCTCCCTCAGGTCAGGACAGCAGGGTGACGGTGCCTGGAGAAGGCCCTGGCTCCCCTGAAAGCCCTCCCGGCCTGTCTCTGACCTGCACTGGAAGCGGGGGTCTCCGGGGTGGGTCTTCAGCATCTGCCACACCTCTAGGGGAGGCTCCAAGCCCATCTGTTTGGCCCGACACCAGCGCTGCAGCCGTGTGATCCCTGCCAGAGTGGGAAAAAGACTCTGGAGACTTGTGTGGGGTGGGGTAGAGTCTGAGCTGGAGAATGTGTGTGTTGCGGGGAGACAGTGCCTGAGGGTCAGAGTCACGCAAGCGCTTGGGTGACTTCAGAGACGTGTGGGTGACGGGACTGGCTGGGTGGGTTCTCACCGGTGCAGGGCCCGTACTGCCAGGCCAGGTCAAACTGCCTCAGCAGCTCCAGCTCCGCTTCCTCCTCGTCGCGGGGCTGGGGCTCCTCCCCTGCAATGACAGCTGCTCTTCAGTGCGAGGCTGGCCTCAGTCTCCTGCCCCTCACCTCCCAGCCTTCCTCACCAGCCCTTTGCCTCTGCCACCCCGCAGGAGATCTGGGGTCGGGAGGGGAGGACAGGCCACCTTTCCCTTTCCATCGGCCCTTCCGCCCACGTCCTCTAGGCCCCTCCGTGTccactcctcctgcctccctcacaCCTCAGAGACCTAGCTCGGGTGCCAGCTCCCCCTTGCTGTGCCCAGCGGGCCCCTCCCTCCTCTTCACAACCGGGTAGGAATCAGTGATGAGCCGCTTCCGGCCCATGGCGGCCACCCAGGCAGGCAGAGAAGGCGGCAACTGCGGGGAAGAGGAGAGACCGGCCAGTGGGCGCGAGAAAGACAGCTGCTGAGAGACAGACGGGGCCAGGCCAGCGGCGGGCAGACAAGATGACCCAGACAAACCGAGAGAGGAAGTCGCCGGGGTCTAGGGAGGGacgcctcccccacccccaaaagcaCGCAAACAGGAAAGACTTCAGCCAATGGCAGGCTGCCTCTGTGGGGCGGGGCCCTGGCGCTAGCCAATGGTAGGCAGTGTAGGATGAGGGGCGGGGCGGTGCCACAGCTGTGGGCGGCAGCAGGAGgggcaggctggggtgggggaccTGTCGGGATGCCCCGATTTCACCACCTCCCCCGGCCCCCATTGGTCTGCTGTGGGTCCCGAGAGACTTCAGGAGAGTTATCTTCAGCCTCTCACTTCCCGTTTTCCCTTCCTAGGCAAATGTTCTTTTCAGCTTCGCTAATCCCCGTGGCCAGTTTGTAACTCCCTAGAGCCCAGCTGGAGCCTTCACTCGGTCCTTTGGCCCGCCCCGCGTTGTGGGGGCAGGTCTGGAGGTCTGAAGAGAGTTTGGGCTAATCCAGGCCCCTTCCCGGCTCCCACCCAACCCCCACCGGCCCCAGGAGACCTGGCCGGAAAAGCCCATGGGTTCTGAAACCTCCTTTCTCACAGTCTGTGCCCAAAGATGCTGCCCACTCTTAGTCCGAGTGTTTGCCGTTTTGGCCCTCCTGGGGTCCCAAGTCGTGCCCGGCCCGCCCCACCAGTCAGGAAGATTCCATACTGAGTAGGAAGGCAGAGCAAGGGTCTGGTCCCCCCACCACAATGTATTTGGATCCCCAGTTCTTCATTGGCAAAATCTGCCCTGTCTCTCACAATAATGTGAGTCTGAgcagaaaatattaacaataaaccTAACACTCATATTGCACGTACcatgtgccaagtactgttctaagcactttcctACATGTTAATTAAAATAGATGTCAAAAAGTTTTTGAAAGTAGGAAGTATAGCTAAATGATTATCACTGCTGATAGTCACAGGCATTGTAGGGCCCCAATCAAACCACAGTCTCCCTTGCACCCCAGGAGCTCACTGTCACAGACAGATGCACAGTTGTCAATGAGCGGCTATAATTCCTACCAGAAGAGGGAAAGGGTGGGTCAGAGATTGGTTAGGACCACAGGGATGATTAGCATTGGAAggcctcctggaggaggtggaCTGCTGTAAACAATGTCTCTCAATTCTCCACCCATGACCTTTGTCCCTTGGGCTCCTGTCATCACTGACTCACCCATACTGCTGCCTCCCCCTCACCAACTTCCTGGCAAGAGGCAAAAGTACTGGCCAGTGGGAGTCTGGGAACCAGCACAGGGACCAGCCCAGCTCTAATCACCCTCCAGAGATCCCATCAGGTTCTTCCTTCCAGGGATACTGGGAGGGTGGGGCACAGACTCCTGGGCTGCTGCCTGCTCAGaggcctctgcctcctcctttccCTGCTCTGGGGTCTGGGTGCTCTGCACTGGAAGAGGGCTAAGCCACTGGTACACGTGAGAACAAGGGAGGAAGCTGCTCTGGAGAGGAGACCACCAGAGGGGAGGCAGAGGAGCAGGCCATGTCTTCAGGGTCCGCGTCCTGCCTGGCTCTCCCCATCGGTGTCCTGGAGGAGGGCTGCTGGAGGAGGGAGCTTGTGGGGGCACTGCATGGAGCTGGAGGG contains these protein-coding regions:
- the POLD4 gene encoding DNA polymerase delta subunit 4 isoform X1, which gives rise to MGRKRLITDSYPVVKRREGPAGHSKGELAPELGEEPQPRDEEEAELELLRQFDLAWQYGPCTGITRLQRWCRAKQMGLEPPLEVWQMLKTHPGDPRFQCSLWHLYPL
- the POLD4 gene encoding DNA polymerase delta subunit 4 isoform X2 encodes the protein MGRKRLITDSYPVVKRREGPAGHSKGELAPELGEEPQPRDEEEAELELLRQFDLAWQYGPCTVSGISIPYEAPCRTSCP